The genomic DNA GATCATCATCACGCGGCTGTGCTGCGGGGCCGACGTCGTGGTGATCCTGTGTTGCGCAGGCTATCTCGTCGGGACTTATCCCGCGGCGGGATTGCGTTGGCCGTGGCTGATCGCGGCGCTCCTGGCCGGGTATTTCCTCGCTGACCTGTTTTCCGGGCTGGTGCATTGGGTGGTCGACACCTGGCTCGACGAGGGGATGCTCGGCCGCGGCATCGCGATCACGCGCGAGCATCACACCCATCCCGGCCACGTCCTGTTCTACGACTTCCTCGACCAGGCATCGCTCGGTGCGGCACCGAGCGCCGTAGTGGTCGGAATTGCGGCCGCCGTCACGGCGTCGTTTCCGGTTTCCACGTTCACTTATGCGCTGATGATCGTC from Bradyrhizobium sp. CCBAU 53351 includes the following:
- a CDS encoding fatty acid desaturase CarF family protein; translated protein: MPTIPFFKHATPREIIITRLCCGADVVVILCCAGYLVGTYPAAGLRWPWLIAALLAGYFLADLFSGLVHWVVDTWLDEGMLGRGIAITREHHTHPGHVLFYDFLDQASLGAAPSAVVVGIAAAVTASFPVSTFTYALMIVWFVIAICMLFGMSFHNLAHWSHRPPLLRIAQRLHLVCSPEHHWRHHHDHTIRYCVINGWANYPCDRLRIWSRLERLVTAVTGRAPRADDAEWQRRLNDAGGLVGAPWPIG